A region of the Blastocatellia bacterium genome:
GCGAATTTTCGGGCTTTGGAGGATGTATTTCTCGAACCCATACTTCTTGACAATGTGCGATCCGAGGACGGTCGCGCTGGCTCCCGTGTCCACCAGGAAATTGACGACTTCGCCATTGTGCAGCCTAACTTCGGCGCTGACTAATCCTCCGTTGGTCGTTCGAAAAGGAATTTCCGATGTCTGATCGGGCAGGGGATTGACAGAGGCGGCGACCGGAGGGGGATCGTTTTCCAGGATCAACTGCTGAGTGCCGTACTCCAGCGTCACCCGAAAATTGGACAGTACAGAGAGCCCGAGAAATCCATCAGCCAGCACTGTCTCCGAATTCGATTCGCGCGTCGGCAGATGATGGAAGGGGCGGATGTAGATCGGCACATTGTAGATTTTCAACTCGCCCAGCGTCAGTGAATCGAGCAAGCCGTAAACGATGGGAAATGATCCGCTGCCGCCGACGGCCCGCGCCCTCCCGCCTCGCGCCAGCGGCCGAATCCCCAACTTCTCCACCGCATCCTGGGAGAGCACCGAGATGCTCGCGCCGGTGTCAATGACCAGATTGAGTACGTTACCTTCTCCCACACGAGCCTGAATGAACGGGCGGTCGTTTTGCAGGCGCAAGGGGATGCGGACCACACGCGGCCCCTCGATCCGATGCAGATGGGTGATGCCGAGAGTCGAAAGGGCACGATAAAACTCAATCAAGCCCCGATACCGTTCGCGCCGTTCGTGATCGAGTTTCGGAGAGACGGCCAGGAACCGCTCGTAGTGTTCAGCGGCCTCGCGGAATTTTTCCAGTCGGGCGGCCGCGCGACCGAGAGCGATCCAGAAATCGGGCTCGTTCGGGTCAAGGGCGGTGGCCCGACGCAACCGTTGATAGGAGAGGTCAGATCGGTTCTCGAAGAAATCCAGTTCGGCCAGTCCCGCCAGCGCCAGCGGCTCTTTTTCATTGAGCGTCAATGCGGTCTCAAAGGCTCGCGCAGATTGAGAAAAAACTCCCGACCGCAGGAGCACAATCCCCAGCAGGGCATACGCCCGAGCGTTGTAGGGCTCTTTTTGAATGACCGAGAGGATCTCCGGCAGTGCGTCGTTGAGCTTCCCCTGTTTGATGAAGGCGTAGCACCGGCCCAACCGCGCTGGATGATCATCCGGATTTTTCTCGATCAACTCGCCGAAGGCGGCTGCCGCTTTCTCGTAATCCCCCTGACGCATGAACCCGAGCGCCTTACGGTACCGGCGTCCCGTGGGCTGGCCCGAGACCGCCTGCGGCGGTGGATTCGGGGTCTCCTGCCCCCAGCGGTCAAGTGGACCCAGTTCGCGGGTAAATTGCGCCTGCGCCGACCATACGGCACCGAGAATAAAAATTCCTATGACAGTCCCCATAAAGGGGGCCAACATTCGTTGGGCATGCGGGCTCCGTCGGTCGGCCGTCAGTCTCATGATGTCCTCCTCCGGCTTAATCCTCTTCGGTCTGATCCTATCTCCAGGCAGAATTCTATGTCTGGCCGAACGACCTTGTCAAACACCTTTCCCTCTCACGGGACCGCTCCCCTGGCCTGTCCTGTGCCCGGTCACCCTCCGATGCGATGACACGAAAAGCCATCGCTGCTTCATCGCTACTTCTTCCACTCCTCCATGCCAGTCCCTTCAAAGGGCCAGTCGGACAGAAGCTGGATAGTGCTCAGCTGGTTAGAAAAGGCCACGAATTCAATGCCACAATCGGGACATTTGAGTCGGTCGCCCTTTTTCGGGCTGGGGTAGGCGGGACTCGTGGGAAGGAAATATTCGGCCTTAAACTTCACAGGCTCATCGGGGCCCACATAGGTGTAGATGTGTGTGTTGCAGTAGGTGCA
Encoded here:
- a CDS encoding aspartyl protease family protein — encoded protein: MRLTADRRSPHAQRMLAPFMGTVIGIFILGAVWSAQAQFTRELGPLDRWGQETPNPPPQAVSGQPTGRRYRKALGFMRQGDYEKAAAAFGELIEKNPDDHPARLGRCYAFIKQGKLNDALPEILSVIQKEPYNARAYALLGIVLLRSGVFSQSARAFETALTLNEKEPLALAGLAELDFFENRSDLSYQRLRRATALDPNEPDFWIALGRAAARLEKFREAAEHYERFLAVSPKLDHERRERYRGLIEFYRALSTLGITHLHRIEGPRVVRIPLRLQNDRPFIQARVGEGNVLNLVIDTGASISVLSQDAVEKLGIRPLARGGRARAVGGSGSFPIVYGLLDSLTLGELKIYNVPIYIRPFHHLPTRESNSETVLADGFLGLSVLSNFRVTLEYGTQQLILENDPPPVAASVNPLPDQTSEIPFRTTNGGLVSAEVRLHNGEVVNFLVDTGASATVLGSHIVKKYGFEKYILQSPKIRVLGAAGVIENVDLILVPSLSMDGLIQKNIRAPVLDLEAVNESAGFMQAGILGGSFLKHFRVVFDFARARLMLTRLGQEGEKTSSALYDD